Below is a window of uncultured Cohaesibacter sp. DNA.
TGGAGAGGTAATGCTTCTTGAGAGCTTTTCCAGCTTGGCAATGGGTTTTGAACTATCCTTGGAATTGTCGAAACCTTGCCTCCTGTGAATGAGGCACAAATCAATCTTGGCCATCTTCATTCTTATTCCGGCTTTTCAGCCAATCGAAGAGGCATTCAGTTCTTTAGAGAGAGGAGCAAGCTGGAATGCTCGAAAGGCCTTTGAGACATTCATGTTTCTATGATTGGTTATCGGCAAAAAACCGCCCGTATAAGTAGTATTACTTTGTTAATTTCTTCATGCAATAGTTTGATTACCTTTCGTTAAGCATAAGCAAGCATGAGGATAAGATGCGTTATTCAGTGTCCGCCAAGGTGATCACCATCGTTATGGTCTTGAGCCTCGTGATCATTGCTCAATCTGTTTTCAGCGTGATGCAATTGGGAAAGATCGGTCAGGAAATCGAGACCATCGCTGAATCCGATATACCCTTGACCGAGGTTTTGAGCCGGATCACGACGCATCAACTGGAACAGTCCGTGATGTTCGAGCGGGTTCTGCGTCTCAATGGCCTTGTTGAAGGCGATATTCCGGCGCAGAAGGCCGCTGCGGAGAAAAGCTTCATGGATTATGCTTCGCTCGTCGAGCAGGAAATCCTGCAAGGCGAACGCATCGCGGAGCAGGCGCTTGCTCACAGCTATGATGAAAAGACGCGTACTGAAATCCGGTATGTCTTCGACGCTCTCAAGCAGATCGAGGCCGAGCATCGCGTTTATGATGAACATGCCGCTCAGATCATTGCCCATTCCAATAACAATGAGACCGACAAGGCGCTTGCACTTCTTCAGACGATCGAACAGGAGGAAAAACAGCTCAACCGCGAACTGGTGGATCTTCTGCGCCAGATCGAGGGCTTTACGCTAAATGCCACGCAAGCAGCCGAAGAACATGAGAAGACAACGGAACATATCCTCATCGTTGTTGCCATCGTTTCAACGCTGCTTGGCATTGCGGTTTCAGTTTTTCTTACGCGTCAGACGGTCACTAAGCCCTTGCGTGAGGTTGTCGTCGCGCTTGATAAACTCTCTGATAACGATCTAAACGCCAGCGTGACGGCCAAGGGCAATGACGAAATCGGTGATCTGGCGCGGGCGTTCGATCGCTTCAAGATGAAGCTCATCGAGATGCGTCAGCTTGAAGAGGAACGTGAAGAGATGGAGCGCAAGAATCTCGCAACGCGGCGGGAAATTCTTTCCATCATGGCAATGGAAGTCAAAAGCAAGACAGAAGAAGGCATCGACGTGATCGCCGCCAGCGCCGGAGAGGTGGAAGAACAGTCGCAGGAAATGCGAAGCTCGCTTGAGCAGGCAAATACCAGCGTCTCACAGATACTGGCTCAGGCTCAGGAAACCCACACGCGGTCGCAGGAAGCGGTGGCGTTGTCAGAAGAGCTTCTGTCCGCAATCAGTGAAGTGGCGGAGAAAACGGACATCTCCAACAAGCTGACGATTGATGCTGTGTCCTTGTCTTCGTCTTCGCAGGACACAATTGCCGAACTGGCAACGGCGGCCGACAATATCGGCCAGTTTGTCTCGGTCATCAGCGACATTGCCGATAAAACCAATCTCCTCGCCCTTAATGCGACGATCGAGGCGGCAAGAGCGGGGGAGGCAGGACGAGGCTTTGCGGTGGTTGCCGCCGAGGTCAAGGATCTCGCCGAACAGACCAACAGGTCAACCAGACAGATTTCCGAGCAGGTCGTGACGATCCAGCAGAAAACCAACGCTGCGGTTTCCTCCATGGATCAACTGATCCAGAGCACACGGGGGCTGAGCGAAATGGCCGCCACCGTTGCCTCTGCCACGGAAGAGCAGCGCGCGACAACCGAGAATTTCGGCCGCATTGTCAGCGCGTCCGGCCGCTCGGTCGGGATGATGTCCACCGGTATGTCGGAGGTGGCCCAGATTGCTCAAAAAACCCTCGCCTTCTCCGCTGCCATGAGCGAGAAGACAAACAGCATGTCCCTGACCGCGCAGAGTCTGCGCAAGGAAATTCCGGCCATCATTCAATCTTCGCTTGATGCAACCGAACGGCGCTCGGAGGTCCGAACCGACCTTAACAAACAGGT
It encodes the following:
- a CDS encoding methyl-accepting chemotaxis protein → MRYSVSAKVITIVMVLSLVIIAQSVFSVMQLGKIGQEIETIAESDIPLTEVLSRITTHQLEQSVMFERVLRLNGLVEGDIPAQKAAAEKSFMDYASLVEQEILQGERIAEQALAHSYDEKTRTEIRYVFDALKQIEAEHRVYDEHAAQIIAHSNNNETDKALALLQTIEQEEKQLNRELVDLLRQIEGFTLNATQAAEEHEKTTEHILIVVAIVSTLLGIAVSVFLTRQTVTKPLREVVVALDKLSDNDLNASVTAKGNDEIGDLARAFDRFKMKLIEMRQLEEEREEMERKNLATRREILSIMAMEVKSKTEEGIDVIAASAGEVEEQSQEMRSSLEQANTSVSQILAQAQETHTRSQEAVALSEELLSAISEVAEKTDISNKLTIDAVSLSSSSQDTIAELATAADNIGQFVSVISDIADKTNLLALNATIEAARAGEAGRGFAVVAAEVKDLAEQTNRSTRQISEQVVTIQQKTNAAVSSMDQLIQSTRGLSEMAATVASATEEQRATTENFGRIVSASGRSVGMMSTGMSEVAQIAQKTLAFSAAMSEKTNSMSLTAQSLRKEIPAIIQSSLDATERRSEVRTDLNKQVKGRDDKGDFVTTLHNVSANGACMSEIDRPVSEQLKLDIPDRGWVTFRKMWARDRKIGLEQI